The DNA region CAAACCATTCCTGAATTGGATAGTAAAAACAAGCCAGTTGTCAATAAAATTACTGGTTGGCCAGACAGTTTCTTTTATGATATCGATCTTGCTCTCTCTATTATCCGACCTCCCGAAGCGGGTAAAAAGGGGCTCATTGCATACTGCGAAGAAGCCTTTACCCCTGAAAGCCAAGCTCTCCTGGCAACATTCGATGCTGCTGAAAAAATCAAAATATCGCTTGAGGAAGCGACCGTGGGGTTCGCTGCTAACCTCGTTTCTACCGGCAAAACGGTCATTATGAGTGACAAAGCGCCCAAACTTGCAGCTGCCTTAAGGAAGTATGGTCTTAAAATCATGACGCCTCATATCAAAGAGCTTGTAAAAGGCGGTGGCTATATCCGTTGCACCAGCCTTAGCTTTAATTAAAAACACGCACTAGTGAAAAGATTGCCCCTAGACGATAGTCGTTGTATAGTCTCCAAAAAGATGATTAAATACTTTCGTTCACGTGCCGCATCCTACATTTAGGAGAGTAGAGTGACTAGTAAGCGGAAATTAAGGAACGAGGCCATCGAGGCAATGGCGAATCTGGCCAAAAGACGTCCCAATCTTACCTCACAGGCGATAGCTCTCGGAGAGGTTGTCTGGTTCATTCTCCGGCAAAACGGTTTCCAGCGTGAAAGCTCACTGAGACCGGAGGGAGGCTTCAGGCTCTGGCTCGATCGAAGTGACACATTTGCCCCAAACCTAGCCTTGCTGGAATATTACATCAGGGTGAACAAGGATCGTGAGGACGCACAGAAGGAGAAACTTCGAATTGAAGCCATAGAAAGAGAGACTCTTCGGCTTCATGCCTGTCTCGTTCACGCCTTCCTCCCCATACTCGGCGCAAGCAATACCGAGCTGTGCCTCCATCTCAAGCGATCCAGCTGGAGCTCAGAGGACAAGAATTCGCCTGTGGAGTCAATCCACATCACCTTTCCGCCGGAGAACCTGCTTCGGCAGCTGCGTGAAGCCGTGCTACCGTAACCGCGTGCAATCAGCACCGCCCATTGTCTTTTCGAAGCCGGCATAAATCCCGAACCTTCTCTCTCAAAAGAGTGAAGGCTCGGGATTTTTACTTGGCTAATGCCTGTAACGCCTTTCGTGCTTCTTCTGCTTCGCTCCATGGCACAGATATAACTCGCTCCGGGTCACCATCATCCTGCTTCAAGTGGCGAAGTTCAGCCGCGCGTGGTCCGGGGCGAAGGATATCTTTCTCGTGACCCTTACCTAAAAGAATAACTGTGTCTTCTTTTTTCGATACTCGCGAAAATGCAAAGATGATTGCTTCTCTGCGATCATGTACCAAAAATAAATCTCTTTCGCGCGTTTTTCCCACTTTTTCCGCACCCAAAGCGATTTCATCCATAATTTCCTGACCATCGATGTCACGATCATCTTCTTCAGTTAGGACCACCTCGTCGGCATACTTAGCCGCAATCTCTCCTTGGACGGCTCTTTTTTCTTCATCCCTTCGGCCAGCCGAACCAAATACCACAACCAGCTTGCCCTTAACAACCGGCCGCAGATCATGCAGTAACTTTTCAAAGCTATCGGGCGTATGGGCGTAGTCGATAATAACACCGAACGGCTGCCCTTCATCTATCACCGTCATGCGACCCTCCACTCCTTCAAGACTTTTGATGCCATCCTCAATTTGCTGCTTTGAAAGACCAATTTTACGACCTACGGCTACCGCGGCGAGGCTATTATATACATTAAATTCTCCAGGAATCCGGCAACGAATCGCATACGAATCTCCACCGACTTCCGCAGTATACTCACTCCCTTCGGCGGTTAATGAAATATCGTTTGCGGTTAGTTCGCCCGTTTTTATGCCATAGGCCAGCGAGTTAGGCGTAGCGGAAAGAAAGGTAGCCGCATGTTCGTCATCCGCATTTACGATTCCGAGTCGCATTCCGTGCCGTGCGGCAATTTGGAAAAGTCGTCGCTTTGCCGCAACATATCTCGCGAAAGTCTTGTGATAATCAAGATGCTCATGAGTAATATTCGTCATGACGGCAATTTCATACGGAACCCCCCATACACGGTGCTGCACAAGGGCATGGCTGGTGGTTTCAAGCACAACCCACTCTACCCCTTGAGCCTTAAACTCCGCCAAGCGTTTTTGCAATAATGGTGCCGACACGGTCGTCATATGAGCGATCTGCGGGTGGATATCGTCATTTACTCCATAGGCTACCGTCGTCAATAGCCCTACCTTCAGCCCAGCCTTTGAAAGCATCTTATGGATCATAAACGAGGTAGTCGTTTTGCCATTCGTGCCAGTTACCCCAATAACATGCATCGATTTTGACGGAAATCCATAACGAATATTCGCTGCGATCGCCTCAATAAGATGACCCATAGGCTCAATTCGTTCAAACAGGCCGATCGGTATTGCTTTTTTTACAATGCTACGAAAAGACATCTATTGATTCTCTTTTTCACCTAAAATGCCCAACTGATCTTTTTGTGAGGCGAACTCTTTTCCAATAAGCAACACTGTATCATCAAGCTTAGCTGCCCGGCCCACAATACGCCACGCTTCTTCAGGAGAAGCTACTACTTCCGCTCCTGGGAGCGCTCTCTCGTCGGCTAAGACCAATACGAGTCGATCGGCAACTTTTTTAACATACCGGATAGTTGCGTCATCACACTTAGCTGCTTCGAGAGCAACAAGAAGTCGGCGCTTACTGAGTTCTGCCGCAGAATCAACTACCATTTTTATCGAAACATCGGTGCTAGCTTTATCTACTACAACCGAATAAGGACGATCTCCCTTCAAATATTCGTAGTTATCTTCTACCGCCTCTACCGCAGCTGCGCCTTCTTCGACGGTATTAAAAGGGATGCCCAAAACATACGCCGACGCAATTGCTGCGGTTAGATTGTAAGCATTAGCCTTCCCCACCAAATGTGTTGCTGCCGTGAGGGAAGTATGATGGTCAATGGTCAAATCGACCTCTGTGCCCTTACGATATAATGTCAATTTATTAATGCGGGCTTCGGCTGTTTCTTGCTCACCATACGTAATCACCTGATGGTCAGCTATTTCCAGCAAACCCGCCTGATACGTATCTGGAATGACCGCATAATTCAGGTCTCCCGCCAGAAGTTCATCAGCCTCAGGCGATTTGCTTGTCGCTATTACTGTATCGATACCCAGAGCCATCAGCCCCCCCGACCCCATAAGCTCAGGAGTCACCTCAACGATAAAAAACTCAGCCGCGTTACGCTTTGCATCTTTCAATTGTCGTTGTAAATCCGATACTACATCCTCTGAACCTGGCACGTAGGTGACAACCACTCGTCCAGTCTCTTTTAAAATAGCCAGGAGCAATTGTGTCGTGGACGTCTTACCGTACTCGCCTACCACTACGATGACTCGCACTGTACTTGCCGGGTTTCCGTAGCGGGCACTTACCAGCTTCGCCCTTCCCTTACGGTAAAGCCCGAGTACTCGGCCGGCTAGTCCACCGGAAGCCGTCTTCTCCATATCCCCCAAAAATTCTTTCATGTCCCTATTTTACCACTCTGATCATCACTACAAAATACAGCCTATTAATGATATGA from Candidatus Saccharimonadales bacterium includes:
- a CDS encoding UDP-N-acetylmuramoyl-L-alanyl-D-glutamate--2,6-diaminopimelate ligase, yielding MSFRSIVKKAIPIGLFERIEPMGHLIEAIAANIRYGFPSKSMHVIGVTGTNGKTTTSFMIHKMLSKAGLKVGLLTTVAYGVNDDIHPQIAHMTTVSAPLLQKRLAEFKAQGVEWVVLETTSHALVQHRVWGVPYEIAVMTNITHEHLDYHKTFARYVAAKRRLFQIAARHGMRLGIVNADDEHAATFLSATPNSLAYGIKTGELTANDISLTAEGSEYTAEVGGDSYAIRCRIPGEFNVYNSLAAVAVGRKIGLSKQQIEDGIKSLEGVEGRMTVIDEGQPFGVIIDYAHTPDSFEKLLHDLRPVVKGKLVVVFGSAGRRDEEKRAVQGEIAAKYADEVVLTEEDDRDIDGQEIMDEIALGAEKVGKTRERDLFLVHDRREAIIFAFSRVSKKEDTVILLGKGHEKDILRPGPRAAELRHLKQDDGDPERVISVPWSEAEEARKALQALAK
- a CDS encoding Mur ligase family protein; its protein translation is MKEFLGDMEKTASGGLAGRVLGLYRKGRAKLVSARYGNPASTVRVIVVVGEYGKTSTTQLLLAILKETGRVVVTYVPGSEDVVSDLQRQLKDAKRNAAEFFIVEVTPELMGSGGLMALGIDTVIATSKSPEADELLAGDLNYAVIPDTYQAGLLEIADHQVITYGEQETAEARINKLTLYRKGTEVDLTIDHHTSLTAATHLVGKANAYNLTAAIASAYVLGIPFNTVEEGAAAVEAVEDNYEYLKGDRPYSVVVDKASTDVSIKMVVDSAAELSKRRLLVALEAAKCDDATIRYVKKVADRLVLVLADERALPGAEVVASPEEAWRIVGRAAKLDDTVLLIGKEFASQKDQLGILGEKENQ